ctgagggagggccagtacctcagtcagtactgagggagggccagtactgagggagggccggtacctcagtcagtactgagggagggtcagtactgagggagggccagtacctcagtcagtactgagggagggccagtactgagggagggccggtacctcagtcagtactgagggagggtcagtactgagggagggccagtacctcagtcagtactgagggagggccggtacctcagtcagtactgagggagggtcagtactgagggagggccggtacctcagtcagtactgagggagggccagtactgagggagggccggtacctcagtcagtactgagggagggtcagtactgagggagggccagtaccctcagtcagtactgagaaagggtcagtactgagggagggccggtacctcagtcagtactgagggagggtcagtactgagggagggccggtacctcagtcagtactgagggagggtcagtactgagggagggccGGTACCTCAGTCATTACTGAGGGAGggtcagtactgagggagggccggtacctcagtcagtactgagggagggtcagtactgagggagggccggtacctcagtcagtactgagggagggtcagtactgagggagggccagtacctcagtcagtactgagggagggtcagtactgagggagggccGGTACCTCAGTCAGTACTGAGGGATGGCCGGTACCTcagtcagtactgagggagggtcagtactgagggagggccggtacctcagtcagtactgagggagggtcagtactgagggagggccggtacctcagtcagtactgagggagggtcagtactgagggagggccggtacctcagtcagtactgagggagggtcagtactgagggagggccagtacctcagtcagtactgagggagggtcagtactgagggagggccggtacctcagtcagtactgagggagggtcagtacctcagtcagtactgagggagggtcagtacctcagtcagtactgagggagggtcagtacctcagtcagtactgagggagggtcagtacctcagtcagtactgagggagggtcagtacctcagtcagtactgagggagggccagtacctcagtcagtactgagggagggtcagtactgagggagggccggtacctcagtcagtactgagggagggtcagtactgagggagggccGGTACTGAGGGAGGGCCGGTACCTcagtcagtactgagggagggtcagtactgagggagggccggtacctcagtcagtactgagggagggtcagtacctcagtcagtactgagggagggtcagtactgagggagggccggtacctcagtcagtactgagggagggtcagtacctcagtcagtactgagggagggtcagtactgagggagggccggtacctcagtcagtactgagggagggtcagtactgagggagggccGGTACTGAGGGAGGGCCGGTACCTcagtcagtactgagggagggtcagtactgagggagggccggtacctcagtcagtactgagggagggtcagtacctcagtcagtactgagggagggtcagtactgagggagggccggtacctcagtcagtactgagggagggccggtacctcagtcagtactgagggagggccggtacctcagtcagtactgagggagggccggtacctcagtcagtactgagggagggccggtacctcagtcagtactgagggagggccggtacctcagtcagtactgagggagggtcagtacctcagtactgagggagggtcagtactgagggagggccggtacctcagtcagtactgagggagggtcagtactgagggagggccggtacctcagtcagtactgagggagggtcagtacctcagtcagtactgagggagggtcagtactgagggagggccggtacctcagtcagtactgagggagggccggtacctcagtcagtactgagggagggccggtacctcagtcagtactgagggagggccGGTACCtcagtactgagggagggccGGTACCTCAGTCAGTACTGAGGGTCACCACCTTTGGTACACCTTGATATCAACctaacacatatatacacacaggctgCCAGTCCCCTTATCAAACGGATTGTACTGTTAAGTTACAATCGCGACTATTTAATAGTGAAGATGGAGCCAGTTGTGTGTCAGAGCCACAGTTGTGTGTCAGGGCCACAGTCGTGTGTCAGAGCCCCAGTTGTGTGTCAGAGCCAGTTGTGTGTCAGAGCCCCAGTTGTGTGTCAGAGCCCCAGTTGTGTGTCAGAGCCCCAGTTGTGTGTCAGAGCCCCAGTTGTGTGTCAGAGCCCCAGTTGTGTGTCAGAGCCCCAGTTGTGTGTCAGAGCCCCAGTTGTGTGTCAGAGCCCCAGTTGTGTGTCAGAGCCCCAGTTGTATGTCAGAGCCCCAGTTGTGTGTCGGAGCCCCAGTTGTGTGTCAGAGCCCCAGTTGTGTGTCAGAGCCCCAGTTGTGTGTCAGAGCCCCAGTTGTGTGTCAGAGCCCCAGTTGTGTGTCAGAGCCCCAGTTGTGTGTCAGAGCCCCAGTTGTGTGTCAGGGCTACAGTCGTGTGTCAGAGCCACAGTCGTGTGTCAGGGCTACAGTCGTGTGTCAGGGCCACAGTCGTGTGTCAGAGCCACAGTCGTGTGTCAGGGCTACAGTCGTGTGTCAGGGCCACAGTTGTGTGTCAGAGCCCCAGTCGTGTGTCAGAGCACCAGTCGTGTGTCAGAGCCACAGTCGTGTGTCAGAGCCACAGTCGTGTGTCAGGGCTACAGTCGTGTGTCAGGGCCACAGTTGTGTGTCAGAGCCCCAGTTGTGTGTCAGAGCACCAGTCGTGTGTCAGAGCACCAGTCGTGTGTCAGAGCCACAGTCGGGTGTCAGAGCCACAGTCGTGTGTCAGAGCCACAGTTGTGTGTCAGAGCCCCAGTTGTGTGTCAGAGCCACAGTTGTGTGTCAGAGCCCCAGTTGTGTGTCAGGGCCCCAGTTGTGTGTCAGGGCCACAGTCGTGTGTCAGAGCCACAGTCGTGTGTCAGAGCCACAGTTGTGTGTCAGAGCCACAGTTGTGTGTCAGAGCCCCAGTTGTGTGTCAGGGCCCCAGTTGTGTGTCAGGGCCACAGTTCTGTGTCAGGGCCACAGTCGTGTGTCAGAGCCACAGTCGTGTGTCAGAGCCACAGTTGTGTGTCAGAGCCACAGTTGTGTGTCAGAGCCACAGTCGTGTGTCAGAGCCCCAGTCGTGTGTCAGGGCCCCAGTTGTGTGTCAGGGCCACAGTCGTGTGTCAGAGCCACAGTCGTGTGTCAGAGCCACAGTCGTGTGTCAGAGCCACAGTCGTGTGTCAGAGCCACAGTCGTGTGTCAGAGCCACAGTTGTGTGTCAGAGCCACAGTCGGGTGTCAGAGCCACAGTCGGGTGTCAGAGCCACAGTCGTGTGTCAGAGCCACAGTCGTGTGTCAGAGCCACAGTCGTGTGTCAGAGCCACAGTTGTGTGTCAGAGCCACAGTCGGGTGTCAGAGCCACAGTCGTGTGTCAGAGCCACAGTCGTGTGTCAGAGCCACAGTCGGGTGTCAGAGCCACAGTCGTGTGTCAGAGCCACAGTCGTGTGTCAGAGCCACAGTTGTGTGTCAGAGCCACAGTCGGGTGTCAGAGCCACAGTCGTGTGTCAGAGCCACAGTCGTGTGTCAGAGCCACAGTCGTGTGTCAGAGCCACAGTCGTGTGTCAGAGCCACAGTCGTGTGTCAGAGCCACAGTCGTGTGTCAGAGCCACAGTCGGGTGTCAGAGCCACAGTCGGGTGTCAGAGCCACAGTCGTGTGTCAGAGCCACAGTCGGGTGTCAGAGCCACAGTCGGGTGTCAGAGCCACAGTCGTGTGTCAGTGCCACAGTCGTGTGTCAGAGCCACAGTCGGGTGTCAGAGCCACAGTCGTGTGTCAGAGCCACAGTCGGGTGTCAGAGCCACAGTCGTGTGTCAGAGCTTCTACATGCGAAGGTGACTAAATTTCCCCCAAAAAATTcctgttgagaaaacatgatctAAACGCGAGTCGACCTTGAAATAACGTCCCGGTGAGCGTCAGAGTTGATCACTGCCCAAGCATCATCAGGCTGGAGGaggctgagcgtcttgtgttgtaaCTGCCATCTTCTGCTTCTCCAGGAAGGTTGATCAGGTGAGCAATGTTGAAAATAAATCTGGAACTGTGCCACCTTTTTCCTCACAGAGCCTCGTCCTgaaggcctgacggctgagtggacatcgcTCGGGGTTCGTTGTCATAAggttcccgggttcgatctccggcggtggcggaaacaaatgggcagagtttctttcaccctgataccccttgtTCACCTaaaaataaaataggtacctgcgagaaagagagctgctacgggctgcttcctgggggtgtgtaacaaaaagggggcctggtcgaggaccgggccgcggggacgctaagccccgaaattatctgaaGATAACGCTACTTTTAGTAACTGTTGGCTAAAACAGTCcggaaaaatgaagctaaaagtaAACTTGAATGaaaaaatccataagggccgtgacgaggtttcGAACCTACGGTCGAGAGGATCCTAGATTCGCCTTAATCGACTACGACGATTAAGGGGCCATGTtgaccgaaaatccgatgaaaaatggaatatttacgaaaaattacgaaaaatgctacaacgttctggcaacactgtggtccaaaccgtttaaggcagcgtctgggatcctctcggacgtaggttcgaaccctcatcaaaaacccttgtgaatttgttcatttgatgcatcacgctattgtgatttgagtGTGTAAAATTTAATATTTCTAGGCCTAGGATAGCACCTAATATTAGGACTACAAAAGGATGCATTAGGCATAACATTGCTACGAGAGGTTAGCTTAGATTGTCTTATGTATGCCACTTTTAAAAAGGTTTCCAGTTTATACAAATTCAGTAAAATGTAGTTCAACTTTCTTACGGTccaacatattggtactttctggtggtccatcactacatgtgggtactttctggtggtccatcactacatgtgggtactttctggtggtccatcactacatgttggtactttctggtggtccatcgctgcatattggtactttctggtgatccatcgctgcatattggtactttctggtgatccatcgctgcatattggtactttctggtgatccatcgctgcatattggtactttctggtggtccatcactacatgtgggtactttctggtggtccatcactacatgttggtactttctggtggtccatcgctgcatattggtactttctggtgatccatcgctgcatattggtactttctggtgatccatcgctgcatattggtactttctggtgatccatcactacatgtgggtactttctggtggtccatcactacatgtgggtactttctggtggtccaccactacatgtgggtactttctggtggtccatcactacatgtgggtactttctggtgatccatcgctgcatgttggtactttctggtggtccatcacaacatgtgggtactttctggtggtccatcactacatgtgggtactttctggtgatccatcgctgcatgttggtactttctggtggtccatcactacatgttggtactttctggtggtccatcacaacatgtgggtactttctggtggtccatcactacatgtgggtactttctggtgatccatcgctgcatgttggtactttctggtggtccatcactacatgtgggtactttctggtggtccttcactacatgtgggtactttctggtgttccttcactacatgtgggtactttctggtggtccatcactacatgtgggtactttctggtggtccatcactacatgtgggtactttctggtggtccaccactacctgtgggtactttctggtggtccatcactacacgtgggtactttctggtggtccatcactacacgtgggtactttctggtggtccatcactgcatgtgggtactttctggtggtccatcactacatgtgggtactttctggtggtccatcactacatgtgggtactttctggtggtccaccactacatgtgggtactttctggtggtccaccactacatgtgggtactttctggtggttaccactacatgtgggtactttctggtggtccatcactacacgtgggtactttctggtggttaccactacatgtgggtactttctggtggctaccactacatgtgggtactttctggtggtccatcactgcatgtgggtactttctggtggtccatcactacatgttggtactttctggtggtccatcactacatgtgggtactttctggtggtccatcactacatgtgggtactttctggtggtccatcactacatgtgggtactttctggtggtccatcgctACATGTGGGTACtttatggtggtccatcactacatgtgggtactttctggtggtccatcactacatgtgggtactttctggtggtccaccactacatgtgggtactttctggtggtccatcactacatgtgggtactttctggtggtccatcactacatgtgggtactttctggtggtccatcactacatgtgggtactttctggtggtccatcgctacatgtgggtactttctggtggtccatcactacatgtgggtactttctggtggtccatcactacatgtgggtactttctggtggtccaccactacatgtgggtactttctggtggtccaccactacatgtgggtactttctggtggtccatcactgcatgtgggtactttctggtggtccatcactacatgtgggtactttctggtggctaccactacatgtgggtactttctggtggtccatcactacatgtgggtactttctggtggtccatcactacatgttggtactttctggtggtccatcactacatgtgggtactttctggtggtccatcactacatgtgggtactttctggtggaccatcacaacatgtgggtactttctggtggtccatcactacatgtgggtactttctggtggtccatcactacatgtgggtactttctggtggtccaccactacatgtgggtactttctggtggtccatcactgcatgtgggtactttctggtggtccatcactacatgtgggtactttctggtggctaccactacatgtgggtactttctggtggtccatcactacatgtgggtactttctggtggtccatcactacatgttggtactttctggtggtccatcactgcatgtgggtactttctggtggtccatcactgcatgtgggtactttctggtggtccatcactacatgtgggtactttctggtggctaccactacatgtgggtactttctggtggtccatcactgcatgtgggtactttctggtggtccatcactacatgtgggtactttctggtggtccaccactacatgtgggtactttctggtggctaccactacatgtgggtactttctggtggtccatcactgcatgtgggtactttctggtggttcatcactacacgtggctactttctggtggtccatcactacatgtgggtactttctggtggtccatcactacatgtgggtactttctggtggtccaccactacatgttggtactttctggtggtccatcactacatgttggtactttctggtggtccatcactgcatgtgggtactttctggtggtccatcactgcatgtgggtactttctggtggtccatcactacatgtgggtactttctggtggtccaccactacatgtgggtactttctggtggaccatcactacatgtgggtactttctggtggtccatcactacatgtgggtactttctggtggtccaccactacatgtaggtactttctggtggtccatcactacatgtgggtactttctggtggctaccactacatgtgggtactttctggtggtccatcactacatgtgggtactttctggtggtccatcactacatgttggtactttctggtgggccATCACTGCAtgtgggtactttctggtggtccatcactgcatgtgggtactttctggtggtccatcactacatgtgggtactttctggtggtccaccactacatgtgggtactttctggtggaccatcactacatgtgggtactttctggtggtccatcactacatgtgggtactttctggtggtccaccactacatgtaggtactttctggtggtccaccactacatgttggtactttctggtggttcaccactacatgtgggtactttctggtggtccatcactacacgtgggtactttctggtggtccatcactacatgtgggtactttctggtggtccatcactacatgtgggtactttctggtggtccaccactacatgtgggtactttctggtggaccatcactacatgtgggtactttctggtggtccatcacaacatgtgggtactttctggtggtccaccactacatgtgggtactttctggtggtccaccactacatgtgggtactttctggtggaccatcactacatgtgggtactttctggtggtccatcactacacgtgggtactttctggtggtccatcactacatgtgggtactttctggtggtccatcactacatgtgggtactttctggtggtccaccactacatgtgggtactttctggtggaccatcactacatgtgggtactttctggtggtccatcacaacatgtgggtactttctggtggtccaccactacatgtgggtactttctggtggtccaccactacatgtgggtactttctggtggaccatcactacatgtgggtactttctggtggtccatcgctACATATAGGTACTCTCCACTAAATAGTTACAATAAGTACTTTCATCTTGGGCGGATAGGCTAATTTCTCCATGATTTATTAAACCTTATTTATCAGCACTAATTTCTTATTTACCTCCGTTAGCATTAGCATGAAGGAGAGTGTCCTCGTTGGCTAGAACCAAGTTAAAGATATGTTAATATTTCGTTGGTTCCTAAATACATCGTGTTAGTGGGGCTGTCAACCCAATCTATTCCACTAAAATTGAAGGCATAAACGATAGTGGCTGCAGAGGgcggtggcgcagtggtaacgcACTCTGCGCATCGCCAGAGAGCGTAACTCCACGCATGaaataaggtatatatatatataatatatatatatatatatatatatatatatatatatatatatatatatatatatatatatatatatatatgtcgtacctaatagccagaactcacttctcagcctactattcaaggcccgatttgcctaataagccaagttttcctgaattaatatatttactataatttttttcttatgaaatgataaagctacccatttcaatatgtatgaggtcaattttttttaattggagttaaaattaacgtagatatatgaccgaacctaaccaaccctacctaacctaacctaacctaacctacctaacctaaccttacctatatttataggtaaggttaggttaggtaggttaggtagacgaaaaaacattaattcatgaaaacttggcttattaggcaaatcgggccttgaatagtaggctgagaagtgcgttctggctattaggtacgacatatatatatatatatatatatatatatatatatatattatatatatatatatattttttttttttaatagctagcaggggtaccacctctggtgcaagtgtagggacccatagcctcggagaagaaaataaagagtactcagagatatatatatatgaaatataaaataataacatTGTAATATATTAAGGCTTTTATATATCATCCTGAGCAATATTTCCCTGTAATACGTCAATATTTACTTATCTTGATCCTGTTTATATTAGTCTCTGTGCATGttgtaccgttttctgtgaatcACTACATCACGTTTTCTCTCCTgcttcactcccccctcccccctacatgTGGTGTAGGGGATGGGGGGTCATATATGGTGAGTATATTATCCAGATTTATCGTTGTATATTGTCCAGAACACCTGTGGTGTACTGGACACATGAGCACAGGGTCACACGTGTTAATCCAAGCAGGTGTTCAATACCTGAAACTATTTTTTATTTCACAATGACGTATTTATTTGTAATACGTTTATCCTGGCGTTCGTGTATTAGTCAAAAATTAGGTTGGGGAAAATTATCTTCCGACACGAAGCAGATTCCTGGTTTTAACTCCAGTAGTGTCAATGAGGAATATGACGTTGACAATGGTCAACGTTGATAGTGAGCCACGAGGACAGGAAGAGGATGGAAGAGGAGCCACGAGGACAGGAAGAGGATGGAAGAGGAGCCACGAGGACAGGAAGAGGATGGAAGAGGAGCCACGAGGacaggaagagggtgggggaggagCCACGAGGACAGGAAGAGGATGGGGGAGGAGCCACGAGGACAGGAATATAACGTTGATAATGAGGAATATAACGTTGATAATGAGGAATATAACGATGATAGTGAGGAATATAACGTTGATAATGAGGAATATAACGTTGATAGTGAGGAATATAACGTTGATAATGAGGAATATAACGTTGATAGTGAGGAATATAACGTTGATAATGAGGAATATAACGTTGAGAGTGAGGAATATAACGTTGATAGTGAGGAATATAACGTTGATAGTGAGGAATATAACGTTGATAATGAGGAATATAACGTTGATAGTGAGGAACATAACGTTGATAATGAGGAATATAACGTTGATAGTGAGGAATATAACGTTGACAATGAGGAATATAACGTTGATAATGAGGAATATATCGTTGATAATGAGGAATATAACGTTGATAATGAGGAATATAACGTTGATAATGAGGAATATAACGTTGACAATGAGGAATATAACGTTGATAATGAGGAATATAACGTTGATAATGAGGAATATAACGTTGATAATGAGGAATATAACAATGATAACGAGGAATATAACATTGATAACGAGGAATATAACGTTGATAATGAGGAATATAACAATGATAATGAGGAATATAACAATGACAATGAAAGATATTGAGAGCAAATATGTTCATTAATCTGTCCTAAGGTCGCTTGAGAGTTCAGATAACCTGGAGGCAGAATGATCTACTGGTTCATGCCAGAGATGAGATCTATGGTGAGGCttatgagggggggagggtagggtgggggtggggagggtagggtgggggtggggaagggaggggggggggtgaggtgaggaggggggggcaaggggggggggcaagtgGTATTACGGTGGAAGGAAATGGTTAGGAAATatggaaggtagggaaggtaattatgggggagaaggaagagggaggggggagggggggaggaggagccacgaggacaggaagagggtgggggggaggagccacgaggacaggaagagggtgggggggaggagccacgaggacaggaagagggtggggggggggaggagccacAAGGacaggaagagggtgggggggggggggaggagccacgaggacaggaagagggtgggggagaggagacacgaggacaggaagagggtgggggggggaggagccacgaggacaggaagagggtggggggggaggagccacgaggacaggaagagggtgggggggaggaaccacgaggacaggaagagggtgggggggggggaggagccacgaggacaggaagagggtgggggggggaggagccatGAGGacaggaagagggtggggggggggaggagccacgaggacaggaagagggtaggggggaggagccacgaggacaggaagagggtgggggggggaggagccacgaggacaggaagagggtgggggggaggagccacgaggacaggaagagggtgggggggaggagccacgaggacaggaagagggtgggggggggaggagccacgaggacaggaagagggtggggggggaggagccacgaggacaggaagagggtgggggggaggagccacgaggacaggaagagggtgggggggaggagccacgaggacaggaagagggtggggggggggaggagccacgaggacaggaagagggtgggggggaggaaccacgaggacaggaagagggtgggggggggagaagccacgaggacaggaagagggtgggggggggaggagccacgaggacaggaagagggtgggggtgaggagccacgaggacaggaagagggtggggggggaggagccacgaggacaggaagagggtggggggggggaggagctacgaggacaggaagagggtgggggggaggagccacgaggacaggaagagggtgggggggaggagccacgaggacaggaagagggtgggggagggaggagccacgaggacaggaagagggtgggggggagcCACGAGGACAGGAAGAGGGTGGAAGAGGAGCCACGAGGACAGGAAGAGGATGGAAGAGGAGCTACGAGGacaggaagagggtgggggaggagCCACGAGGACAGGAAGAGGGTGGAAGAGGAGCCACGAGGacaggaagagggtgggggaggagCCACGAGGACAGGAAGAGGATGGAAGAGGAGCCACGAGGACAGGAAGAGGGTGGAAGAGCCACGAGGACAGGAAGAGGATGGAGAGGAGCCACGAGGACAGGAAGAGGGTGGAAGAGCCACGAGGACAGGAAGAGGAGCCACGAGGACAGGAAGAGGGTGGAAGAGGAGCCACGAGGACAGGAAGAGGGTGGAAGAGGAGCCACGAGGACAGGAAGAGGATGGAAGAGGAGCCACGAGGACAGGAAGAGGGTGGAAGAGGAGCCACGAGGACAGGAAGAGGATGGAAGAGGAGCCACGAGGacaggaagagggtgggggaggagccacgaggacaggaagaggatggaagaggagccacgaggacaggaagaggatggaagaggagccacgaggacaggaagaggatggaagaggagccacgaggacaggaagagggtgggggaggagccacgaggacaggaagaggagccacgaggacaggaagagggtgggg
This genomic window from Procambarus clarkii isolate CNS0578487 chromosome 62, FALCON_Pclarkii_2.0, whole genome shotgun sequence contains:
- the LOC138354393 gene encoding ABC transporter G family member 7-like, which translates into the protein MGEEPRGQEYNVDNEEYNVDNEEYNDDSEEYNVDNEEYNVDSEEYNVDNEEYNVDSEEYNVDNEEYNVESEEYNVDSEEYNVDSEEYNVDNEEYNVDSEEHNVDNEEYNVDSEEYNVDNEEYNVDNEEYIVDNEEYNVDNEEYNVDNEEYNVDNEEYNVDNEEYNVDNEEYNVDNEEYNNDNEEYNIDNEEYNVDNEEYNNDNEEYNNDNERY